TGGTTGCCCGGGTCCGGGCGACCGGTCGGGCGCCCGGGGTGTGGGTGCCCGACCGGCGAGCCTACCCGCCCAGGTCACGCCCCGCCCGGCGGTACGCCCACGCCGGCGCCCCGCCGCGCTCTACCCCGCCGAGCCCTCGGATCGCACTGCATCGTGGTTGTAGTGGCCTCCGCCCCCCGGTGAGGCCACTACAACCATGTTCTTCGTGATCTCGCCAGGTGCGAGGCGGCCCGGTGTCGGGTGGACGGCCGACGGGTGACGGGTCCGAGCGCCGGGCCCGGGTGGCAGGTCGGGTGGCGGGCGCGGGTGGCGGTTCCCGCATGGCCGGGCGCTCCGGGCGCGTCGTCGTGAAGACCGGGGCGGGCGTTGTCGTGGGTCGGCCCGGGTAAGCACCTACGGGTGCACGGGCCACCAATCGTCCTCCGGACCGAGGGCGAGGTGGTCGCCCGTTCCTACCGTGGATGTCAGAGCGGCGTCACCGCCGCAGAGTGGGAGTACGACGATGAGTCGCAAACTGGTCCGGCCCCGCCAGGGGCGCATGCTCGCCGGTGTCTGCGCCGGCCTGGCCCAGCGGTTCGGCATGTCCGCCGGCACGGTCCGGCTGCTGTTCCTGCTGTCGCTGCTGCTGCCCGGCACCCAGGTGATCGTCTACCTGATCCTCTGGATCCTCATGCCCAACGAGGACCGCTACCTGGCCACCACCCGCCACTAACCGCGCCCGCGCGGCCATCCTGGCGGGGGTGGCAACAACATCCCTGAAGTTGTCTCCTCCACCCGCCTCCGAAGCAACAGCATCTACGAAGTTGCGCGGATCATGACCGCCACGCCGCCGGTACCCACGAGTCTGGCGGGGCGAGCGCCAGCAGGCGCGACCCTAACCCACCGGACCCAGATCCGGCGAGGAACCGGACCGGCACGGTCCTTGCCGGCTCGCGTGCAGACCGGCGCTGCCCGGGACCCGGGGCGGCTCGGCGCGTTACCGCGGAACGCCCGCCCCCGGAACAGGTGGGGGCGGGCGTTCTTCCGTGCCGGTCAGGGGGCGACGTACGTGATGGTCACCTTCTCGTAGCCGAGGGAGCCGAGCAGCCCTTCGAGCATCTTGCGGGTGTTCTCCTCGGCGCGGGTGCCGAGCCCGCTGTCCCGGGCGGCGGCGGTGATCCGCTCCTCGGCGAGCCGGTAGACCTCCTGCTGCCGGTTGGGATCGCTGGCGAAGACG
This genomic stretch from Micromonospora krabiensis harbors:
- a CDS encoding PspC domain-containing protein; the encoded protein is MSRKLVRPRQGRMLAGVCAGLAQRFGMSAGTVRLLFLLSLLLPGTQVIVYLILWILMPNEDRYLATTRH